Within the Pseudomonas guangdongensis genome, the region ACGGCCCGGCGCCCTCCATCTCGTGCATGGTCATCAGCAGTTGCGCGGTGGGCCGGCGCTGCCACGGCTCCAGGCAGAGGGTGCCGGGGATCGGGTAGCAGACCCGGTCGGCATCGCCGATGTCCAGGCCGAGGCCGGAGCTTTCCACCGTGGTGCCCTGGATATCCAGGGCGAACAGCGAGGCCGGTAGGTTGATGCCCTTGTCGTAGACCTTGAGCAGGTTGCTGCGGTCGATGCGCTTGCCGCGCACCACACCGTTCATGTCCGCGATGAGCAGGTCCACGAACTGGACCTCGGGGTGCTCGCTGAGGAACCGGTTCGCTTCATCAAGCCGAACGACATTTGGAGGGGCCGACATGATGTCACACCTTTCTTGTTAAAAATTTCAACCACATATGCTCGGTTTTGAGTCAATCCCAAAGGCCAGGGGTTGTCAATAGGCCCAAATGTTGCACGCTGTTTGCCCCGGCAGCCCGCCATACGCCGCTTGTGCGGCGCAGAAAATCCACCGCGCGAGCGCGCGCCAGGCCCCGAATTCCGGCGCGGCGGGGCGCGGTTGTCGAATAAATCGAACAAGGCTACTCTCGGGGCAGAGCGGCCACCGGCATCGTCAAGCGAGGTTCCATGTCCTCCCAACCCCTGATCGGCGTCACCGCCTGCACCCGGCAGATCGGCCTGCATCCCTTCCACATCGCCGGCGACAAGTACCTGCGCGCCGTGGCCGTCGGCGCCGGCGGCCTGCCGCTGGTGATCCCGGCGCTGGCCGAGCTGATCGACACCCCCAGCCTGCTCGCCGGCCTCGACGGCCTGCTGCTCACCGGCTCGCCGTCCAACGTCGAACCGCACCACTACCAGGGCCCGGACAGCGCGCCGGGCACCCATCACGACCCGGCGCGCGACCGCCTGACCCTCAACCTGATCCGCGCCGCGGTGGACGCAGGGGTGCCGCTGCTGGGCATCTGCCGCGGCTTCCAGGAAATGAACGTGGCGTTCGGCGGCAGCCTGTACCAGAAGGTCCACGAGGCCGGGCCGTTCATGGACCACCGCGAGGACCCGGACAGCCCCCTGGAGGTGCAGTACGGCCTGCGCCACCCCGTCATGGTGCAGCCGGGCGGACTGTTCGAGCGCCTCGGCCTGCCGGCGAGCTTCGCGGTCAACTCGGTGCACGGCCAGGGCGTCGAGCGCCTGGCGCCGGGCCTGCGCGTCGAGGCCCTGGCCCCGGACGGACTGGTCGAGGCCTTCTCGGTGGCGGACGCGGCCGGTTTCGCCGTCGGCGTGCAGTTCCACCCGGAATGGCGGGTGCGCGAGCATCCCGCCTACCTGACGCTGTTCCAGGCCTTCGGCGACGCCTGCCGGCAGCGCGCCGCGCAACGCCGGGCCATGCTGTAAGGGAATGCCAGACATCGTGAGGACGCCATGGCCAGCAAGCTCGACTCACTCAGCCAGTGGCTGAAGGACCGCAAGATCATCGAGGTGGAGTGCCTGGTCCCGGACATGACCGGCATCGCCCGCGGCAAGATCAGCCCGACCAGCAAGTTCCTCGCCGAGCGCGGCATGCGCCTGCCCGAGAGCGTGCTGCTGCAGAGCGTCACCGGCGACTACGTCGAGGACGAGCTGTACTACGAGCTGCTCGACCCGGCGGACATCGACATGTTCTGCCGTCCCGACCCCAACGCGGTGTTCGTCGCACCCTGGGCGCTGGAGTCCACCGCCCAGGTGATCCACGACACCTACGACAAGTTCGGCAACCCCATCGACCTGTCGCCGCGCAACGTGCTCAAGCGCGTGCTGGCGCTCTACGCCGAGCAGGGCTGGCGGCCGATCGTCGCCCCGGAGATGGAGTTCTACCTGACCCAGCGCTGCGACGATCCCGACTACCCGCTGCAGCCGCCGGTGGGCCGCTCCGGGCGCCAGGAAACCGGCCGCCAGTCGTTCTCCATCGACGCCGCCAACGAGTTCGACCCGCTGTTCGAGGACATGTACGCCTGGTGCGAGGCCCAGGGCCTGGATCTGGACACCCTGATCCACGAGGAAGGCACCGCGCAGATGGAGATCAACTTCCGCCACGGCGACGCCCTGCACCTGGCCGACCAGATCTTCGTGTTCAAGCGCACCCTGCGCGAGGCGGCGCTCAAGCACAACGTCACCGTGACCTTCATGGCCAAGCCGATGACCGGCGAGCCGGGCAGCGCCATGCACCTGCACCAGAACGTGGTCGACGCGCACAGCGGGCACAACGTGTTCGCCAGCGAGGACGGCAGCATGAGCGAGCTGTTCCTCAACCACATCGCCGGCCTGCAGCGCTACATCCCCGAGGCGCTGCCGCTGTTCGCCCCCAACGTCAACTCGTTCCGCCGCTTCCTGCCCGACACCTCGGCGCCGGTCAACGTCGAGTGGGGCGAGGACAACCGCACCGTCGGCCTGCGCGTGCCCGACTCCAGCGCCCAGGGCCGGCGCGTCGAGAACCGCCTGCCCGGCGCCGACGCCAACCCCTACCTGGCCATCGCCGCCAGCCTGCTGTGCGGCTTCATCGGCATGCAGGAAGGCCTGCACCCCAGCCCGCCGGTCAAGGGCCGCGCCTACGAACGGCGCAACCTGCGCCTGCCGCTCAACCTGGAGGCGGCGCTGGAGGCGATGGAGCAGTCCAAGACCCTGGAGCGCTACCTGGGCCGGCGCTTCTGCCGCGGCTACGTGGCGGTCAAGCGCGCCGAGAACGAGAACTTCAAGCGGGTGATCAGCTCCTGGGAGCGCGAATTCCTGCTGCTGTCGGTGTGAACCCCGTCGATCCCCTGCAACCGGGAGGCCTTTCCATGACCCAGCCCCGCACCACCGCCGACTGGCAGGCGCTCGGCCGCCAGCACCTGCTGGCGCCGTTCAGCGACTACAAGCAGCTCGGCGCCAAGGGCGCGCGGATCATCCAGCGCGCCGACGGCGTCTACCTGTGGGACAGCGAGGGGCGCAAGATCCTCGACGCCATGGCCGGGCTGTGGTGCGTCAACGTCGGCTACGGCCGCCGCGAGCTGGCCGACGCCACGCACCGGCAGATGCTCGAACTGCCCTACTACAACCTGTTCTTCCAGACCGCCCACCCGCCGGCCATCGAGCTGGCCGCGGCGATCGCCGAGATCGCCCCGGCGGGCATGCGGCACGTGTTCTTCGCCGGCTCGGGCTCGGAGGCCAACGACACCGTGCTGCGCCTGGTGCGCCACTACTGGGCGATCAAGGACCAGCCCCAGAAGAAGGTGATCATCGGCCGGATCAACGGCTACCACGGCTCCACCGTGGCCGGCGCCAGCCTCGGCGGGATGAAGGCGATGCACGGCCAGGGCGACCTACCGATCCCCGGCATCGAGCACATCGCCCAGCCCTACTGGTACGGCGAGGGCGGCGCCATGGACCCGCAGGCCTTCGGCGAATGGGCCGCCGAGGAGCTGGAGAAGAAGATCCTCGAAGTCGGCGAGGAGCGGGTCGCGGCCTTCATCGCCGAGCCGATCCAGGGCGCCGGCGGGGTGATCATCCCGCCGCAGAGCTACTGGCCGCGGGTGCGCAAGATTCTCGCCAGGTACGACATCCTGTTCGTCGCCGACGAGGTGATCTGCGGCTTCGGCCGCACCGGCGAGTGGTTCGGCAGCCAGTACTACGGCCTCGAACCGGACCTGATGCCGATCGCCAAGGGGCTGACCAGCGGCTATCTGCCGATGGGCGGGGTGATCGTCCGCGATCATGTCGCGCAGACCCTCGCCGAGGGCGGCGAGTTCTACCACGGCTACACCTACTCCGGGCATCCGGTGGCCGCCGCGGTGGCGCTGGAGAACATCCGCATCCTGCGCGAGGAGAAGATCGTCGAGCGGGTCAAGGCCGAGACGGCACCCTATTTGCAGAAACGCTGGCAGGAGCTGGCCGACCACCCGCTGGTGGGCGAGGCGCGCGGCCTGGGCATGCTCGGCGCCCTGGAGCTGGTGCAGGACAAGAAGAGCCGCACGCGCTTTCCCGGCGGCATCGGCATGCGCTGTCGCGAGCACTGCTTCGCCAACGGCCTGATCATGCGCGCGGTGGGCGACACCATGATCGTCTCGCCGCCGCTGGTGATCGACCGCGAGGAGATCGACGCGCTGATCGGCCTGGTGCGCACCTGCCTGGATGCCACCGCGCGCGAGCTTGCGGGTTGAGTGCGGCGCCACACCTTGCCAGACTTCGCCGGGTGCGTTGGCCAGGATCACCGGAGGGTGCGGATGGCGACGGCGCTCCACAGCAAACACTCAGGAACGACAGGAAGCACAACCCGATGAAAGCATTCGCCAAGACTCTCCTC harbors:
- a CDS encoding glutamine synthetase family protein, yielding MASKLDSLSQWLKDRKIIEVECLVPDMTGIARGKISPTSKFLAERGMRLPESVLLQSVTGDYVEDELYYELLDPADIDMFCRPDPNAVFVAPWALESTAQVIHDTYDKFGNPIDLSPRNVLKRVLALYAEQGWRPIVAPEMEFYLTQRCDDPDYPLQPPVGRSGRQETGRQSFSIDAANEFDPLFEDMYAWCEAQGLDLDTLIHEEGTAQMEINFRHGDALHLADQIFVFKRTLREAALKHNVTVTFMAKPMTGEPGSAMHLHQNVVDAHSGHNVFASEDGSMSELFLNHIAGLQRYIPEALPLFAPNVNSFRRFLPDTSAPVNVEWGEDNRTVGLRVPDSSAQGRRVENRLPGADANPYLAIAASLLCGFIGMQEGLHPSPPVKGRAYERRNLRLPLNLEAALEAMEQSKTLERYLGRRFCRGYVAVKRAENENFKRVISSWEREFLLLSV
- a CDS encoding gamma-glutamyl-gamma-aminobutyrate hydrolase family protein translates to MSSQPLIGVTACTRQIGLHPFHIAGDKYLRAVAVGAGGLPLVIPALAELIDTPSLLAGLDGLLLTGSPSNVEPHHYQGPDSAPGTHHDPARDRLTLNLIRAAVDAGVPLLGICRGFQEMNVAFGGSLYQKVHEAGPFMDHREDPDSPLEVQYGLRHPVMVQPGGLFERLGLPASFAVNSVHGQGVERLAPGLRVEALAPDGLVEAFSVADAAGFAVGVQFHPEWRVREHPAYLTLFQAFGDACRQRAAQRRAML
- a CDS encoding aspartate aminotransferase family protein; the protein is MTQPRTTADWQALGRQHLLAPFSDYKQLGAKGARIIQRADGVYLWDSEGRKILDAMAGLWCVNVGYGRRELADATHRQMLELPYYNLFFQTAHPPAIELAAAIAEIAPAGMRHVFFAGSGSEANDTVLRLVRHYWAIKDQPQKKVIIGRINGYHGSTVAGASLGGMKAMHGQGDLPIPGIEHIAQPYWYGEGGAMDPQAFGEWAAEELEKKILEVGEERVAAFIAEPIQGAGGVIIPPQSYWPRVRKILARYDILFVADEVICGFGRTGEWFGSQYYGLEPDLMPIAKGLTSGYLPMGGVIVRDHVAQTLAEGGEFYHGYTYSGHPVAAAVALENIRILREEKIVERVKAETAPYLQKRWQELADHPLVGEARGLGMLGALELVQDKKSRTRFPGGIGMRCREHCFANGLIMRAVGDTMIVSPPLVIDREEIDALIGLVRTCLDATARELAG